The DNA segment TGCTTCACATAACTTCTCTCGAGCATCTCCCCAGTAAATTTTCAGGACTACCATTATctgctaacaaaagaaaaaattgtAAGAATACTTAATCTATGTATGTTTACTGAGAAACACTGGATCTcgtaaaagaagagaaaatatcACCTCCTTCTGTCTAGCAGCAAGGGTTACCATATCCAATGTTTCTGGGTCAGGGTTAACCCCATACTTCTTCATTGTGTGGGCATCGCATAACTCGGATAAAGGAATTAAAGCTGCAAAAAGATCCCAAAAAATGTATCAGATGATATAATCTAACTAAACAAATATCACATATTCAACCAATAACAAGCccaaggtggcaatctttcaccGCTAGGGTTCTCAGGAAGTCGTTATCCTATTTGATGTGATTATGCATTtcttgagccaagggtctattGGAAGCAGACTTTTTACCTTCTCAAgtaagggtggcatgtgggccgggcccggtcctaagtgggctttgcgggcccggtcctaagtgggccggtcctaggCAGGCCGGTCCTAAGCGGTCTCGAGCTTCGCGGGCTTCTTGTTAGAAgcggaccgggaccacgaactaacggtcccgggttaagtgggtcggtcccgggcctaagtggGCTCAACGgatactttctattttttaaatttttttttatagacgttagagaaaaaaaatggtaataaaaatatctaaggcaattccttgtaaattatattatagaattgtcacctaaattttttaattcaaatttaaagacaaaaatattgtaaaaagatattcaaagcaatgcgttataatattATAATATCTTAACAGGATCGAGTGTAggcgggcggtaatccgcacGGCCTACCCAATCTGGTTAAAACAGAGATCACCGATTTATCGGGAACTAGAATTGTTTCACACCTCTGCTGACTATTATGTGTTCACCGaggtttccaccagttaaagatcTCTAATTTTAACATGATCGAGTGTACTCaatctagctaattcagtatCCTTAAGTTTAAAGACTGGAGGTAATCCGCACGGTCAGTAAGGATATAAGAAtcgaaatatacaagaattttttatatagtttgatgactgtatggaaggtctAACCTTTTACGCAAGCAAGGGGtctgtcataatataatacatactctCATTGAGCCCATGAatctagcagttctaaccgtgaaagaagatgcccttttTAACTCATTTAACGGGCTAAGAaggttcacggctggctagacggagccactaaggcaaagccaataagagtagtgttATATTAGACTGTACCACCATCTCGAAACCAAGTCAAAATACTATATAtaaaattcctttatattttgaTAGAGGCCAGATCTTTTATGGtttatataggagagaagttagatattcaacatagatatgaagtctcttagccggacatagtcacggccagagaggagagactagaagaaatactataagtaaaaataaatacCTTATGAGCCGGGATGCAAGGCCTGTATACGAAGAACTTGAGATTTTATTTACTTGATTTTCGATTACAAAGTAGTACTtacaatagagagagagagatttaagAGAGAGAGCGAGTTTTGGCTTCTGCCTTCCTCTCTGAAAGAATGCATCTATATAATAAAAAACGAATCTTAAACAGTAAAATAGGGTCCCATATTGTGGGTCCCtgtacagtgtttctactgtataaaacagtgtttctactgttgaagaacagtgtttctactgttgaaaTAGTCTATCTACTGTTTGAGTGggggtccggcggcttcactgtgCTGTGGGGTCTGGCGGCTTCACTGTGCTGTggggtccggcggcttcactgtgCTGGTCGTTTTTCTAACTCCTTCATTTTGCGGAGGAAATCTTCGTCTTGTAAGCCTTCATCAGATAATATCTTTTCTGTTTCAATAGGTTGAGAGTCATCTGCGATATCATCGTTGCTAGTTTCACTTTGCATTGAAGTGTCTGATTTCTCATATTGGTTTATGGAACGAAGcaaatttctttttacttcttccaaATAGTCATTAATCATTTCTTCCTTATCCCCTTCTTGAAAGGAGATTTTTCTGGCAATGTGCCGAACTGAGCTATCATCAATTCTTTCTTTCTGAGGGTTGCTGGAatattcttgaatttttgttttaACAGAATCTAAGAGTTCTTGACCGTATAACGTCTTCGTTTTGAGATCCTTTTTCATCAGTTTATCCCAGAAGTTATTATAAAAAGTTCTGTATAAACAAGGGATCTGTTCCTCGGTGAATCCTACCTCTggagtccatttatgaatccaGGGAATAGAGAATTCTAGAAAGAAATATATCTGGTCAATCTTTTCTAAGTAACAGATATGATCTGTGTGGTATAACTCGTTTATAACTGGTGAAActtttgtccattctttgtataacataaGAAATGGATCCGGTAATATCTTGACTgtcggaccgtggtatgaccaccagtttaaaaaccagttagGAATAGGttctgcaaatatctttgcacacaCCTTTATGAACCAAGTGTGTTTATGTCTATCATTATTGTAATAGAGCACTTTATCAAAGgcctggatataatcccaataggtAAAATTCATACGGGActtgttaaggcttatctgcctttctttcattgtagATATACCCcaatcttcaacagatataatctgtttgataatgatttTCGAGAAGTTATAAACATTCTCGTCTGTGCTATAACAAGAAAAGTGCTAAAATTCTGCATTGCCTGTACTGGTGAGAATAGTCTCATAATAAGAACGGGTTTTGTAgactcacccggataatataaTCCATTTATCAAgtacctttggaatatctttcatGGTTCTTCTTTCCTCTGAATATCTGtattttctaaaagaaatatcatttcttttttaatcaatttctcataggacttgatatcatcattgtcctCTTTTGTaattgaagcaaaagtatcactttgcttttgaGCAGTCAAGTATGCCTGCAAGTGTgcgtataacggactatcttctggaatatcttccaggtGAACGGATGGTCCTATTGAGGATTCTCCTCTGAGAGATATCTTCTCATTGGTCAAGCTccttcttcccatttgtataactggggagtttgatgtggatccgtatgacgatcctgaAGGGGATGTTCTTCCTTGGGAAtgtggggatgatcttccccTTCCTCTACCTCTATCTCTGCCCCATGGGGGTCCATCCTGCAGatattcacgagataagaaatctggcagagagttatcaattccctttttgtattgaatttcgaaatcaaaagggggctaattgagcctgccatcttgcaaatatcaattttgaggcatcatgtttaaaatctttgttaaacatatatttaacagattgagcgtcaatttttatcaaaaacttttgattgtataaatcatcttggaattttaaaacacatttaactatagttaacatttcatgagccacagTAGCGTACTTTCTCTGGGCTTCAGACCATTTTCCAGAGTGAAATCTAATCAGGTATTCACAATTATTGTTTGGatttatttgtttcaaaatccctccgtaaccaatattagacgcatctgtctcgacaatcttttgccatgcaggattagcaagggttaaacaaggtaaagatttaacacgttgcttaatatttttaactaaaatagTATCACTATCACTCCAAGGGTTTTTATGATCCTTTTTTAGCCTATCATATAAGGGAGCTAAATCACgaaataaatttttataaaaaggtgatatataatttaaacttcccaaaaacctttgcaattgagttctatcagtaatactatcggaaaattttgaagcaaaatcaATAGATCTTTGAATCGGAGTTATTTTTCCTTGACAGATATAATGTCCTAAAAATCGAATATTCGTttggaataaactcattttttgtttCGAAATAACCAAatcattttgtataacaattcttttaaaaatatctagatgcttaatatgcatttcaaatgttttcgagaatatcaaaatgtcatcaatataaataatgataaaatccagaTATGGATTAAAtatatcattcatgattttttgaaattcagaaggggcattctttaaaccaaaaggcataacattccattcatattgcccgaATGGGACATTAAAAGCAAttctataagtatgctccttaaatatttgaatttgtcaatatccagattttaaatcaaactttgaaaatatattggcatcatataatcTTGATAATAAATCCTTTTTATTGGGAATTGGATATCTAATCCACTTTAAATATTTATTCAAAGGTTTATAATTAATAATCAATCTAGGAATACCTCGTTCCTTTTCAgcagcattattaacataaaaagctgtgcaagaccaaggagattttgagggttttatcaaacccttttgtaacaaattatcaatctctttttgaaagaattttaCCAATTCAGCGTTCATCggacaaggtcgagatttagtaggaatatcatcctcaaaGAAATTATCTTCATAAGGAAGggtgacaatatgcttttttctattccaaaaagcactaggatgctcagcacaaatatcaatagcaataTTTTCGGAAATTAAATTAATCTTTTCCTGCACTTTAGTAGAatttaaagtatcaaatatattcatactaaataATTCTAATTGTAACGAATCAATATGTctttgcttcatatcaattaaagaatttatatctctagttacgggatctgtaacaaaagtgtAACTTATCTTTCTATCCTTATAAGTAGCTGTAAAACCTTTtgagtctatgctagtaaaaggataaatgGCGTTAATAAAAGGtattccaagtataattggaggaTATAACTGGTTTTTaaccaagaaaaagaaatgaGGAATGCAGACCttattctgacaaatacccgTTTTAggcaatttatactttatatctaaagcatgccCTAATGCAGATTTtaccatatgagtagttttttgaaaatatttagtaggtACTAAACCAGTGTTATAAATAGCGCTCGCTACAGCGCTAAAAGCGTGTAGTGACGCGAGGCGAGCGTGTGACGCTACAGAGGGCCTGTTGCGTTGCGATTCAAAATAGCGGTCGCCTCTGCTTGTGTAGCGAGAGGCGACAGTGTGGCGAGAAGCGAGCGTAGCGtcgctattttaaaaaaaagaaaaagaaaaaggcacTTAAGTCGCGATTAGGGCTTGGGTGAAATCACTTCTTACTAGCAGCGACCCTTCATCTCCAGTTCTCCTTCAGCGACAAAATTAGGGCTTGGGttcacatcttcttcttcttccatcgTAAGCCATCAGCGACCCCTTCTTCACCAGgtatgtttctttcttttcttttcttcttcttctcctttcttcttcttctggtcGACCACCATTGCTggtcttcttctttctttttcttcttctttcttctttcttctttcttctttcttctttcttctttcttcagtGATCGctgtctttcttcttctttcagctttgtttttcttctctttcagcccagctctgtttttctttcttccatCATCTCTTTCagctttgtttttcttcttctttctttgctctgtttttcttctcctttctttctttctttgctcTGTTTTTGGGTTCTTTGCTCTGTTTCTTCCATCATCTCTTTCAGCTCTTATTTTTCAATTTGTTGCTCTGTTTTTCAAAATCGAGCAAAGGCAGTTgctgtatttttttttgttgctctGTTTTTCAAAATCGAGCAGAGGCAGTCAGGCAGTAGcttcattttttttgttgctcTGTTTTGTTGCTCTGTTTTTCAAAATTGAGCAGAGGCAGTAGCTTTATTTATTTGTTGCTCTATTTTTTCAATTATAGGTTTATAGTCTTATATAGTAGAATTAATTGCATATTGACTTGATAATTTTTTTTCCATAAAACAGCGTTGAAATGGCGTCATCCGATAGAAATAAACGAAATGATATAGCTTGGAATTATGCTATACAAGACTCATCAAGATTCGCAATTAATTTTTGAATgatatttattaatatattttgagtttttagttatatgtatataatattttatgtttttgtataaattgtCGCTTCACATAAAAAAGGCGAGCGCTTTGCTGCGCGCCTCTTGCCTCAGTGAAGCGGGCCCTCGTCGCTATTTGTCGCCGCACGCTACCCAAAACACTgtactaaaccttcttgaatgcagctaccatcagctccactatcaatcatagcaaTATTTGTGATAGAAAAACTATTATCAAttagaatagtacatttaatataccatctATGAGCAGTAACAATTTGCATCATTCCCAAAAACATATCATGTTGAGAATCAATCttaataggtttttcttcaatatcattttcagaaatacctttgtttttatcatcagatttctcagctggagaattgattttctcaatctaagtaatcctatgatcacaaatcatttgattttgtttaagagatttgatctctcttttcaagttttcaacttcaacttttaaatcatcgaaagaagaatTTCTTGCTGGAGTTGTATTCTTATTTAAAAGACGGTTATTAACCTCTAATAAAGAATAAGGCACAGAATATTCAAATTCCTTTTTTGagttttcaaaaggttttgaagaacttgaacttgaacttgcatccaaatttataattttttcacgaagtttatCATCATTAACTtcctttaaaagttctattacattatcagatgtaatagttttcatgttcaaatcttgGAATTGAGATTGTagtttataaaattcatcatcatcacagGTACATGTACTACAtttgcaagttgtacaagtattatcaatatttttatcactatcagataaatcaagtaaatctatttcagcttcagtttctgactcagaataataatcagattctgatccagaagtgtataacaaaccataaaccttatcacgtaactcatcgtctagttctaaggtttttagcttttgaagcttacaatttggagctatatggccaaatttatCATATTTATAACATCTAATATCAGCAAGATCTCGCTTAGACCTATTTTTCGTAAATCTAGTAGACTTGCGATGGGCTTTCTTAGCATCACgctcttctttggatctatatctcGATCTCTTTTTCTTATAAGGACTGTCTGAATTAGGGTATCTATGATACTtgtgtttcttcttcttgttaTGAGTAGAAGTCTCGGATAAATCGAACTGTGTGCAAAAGTCTCCTAATTGAGATTTCTCCTTAAGCTTATCCATCTTAAGTTGTCTGGACAATTTTAACCCATTGcacaagtttaatccttcttgtgtacaTATTCCTATCAATTTTTCATAGGTATAATCTTTCTACGGAATTTCCCCGTAACTACCTCTTAGAGTTTTTCTTACTCTTTCAACAAATAAGgagggaaggccatctataaacttagctttccaatggtCATACTTATTTTCGGATAATTCCATAACTCTACTCATAAaggtatctttataccatctgaATTCACCTAAGGTCCTACATCTAAAACCATTAAGTAGAGTACGAACTGTCTCATGCtgattggtaaatctaccattgaaatgttCTAATATGGTAAGAACAAGGGTATAAACAGCATCTTCTCTATTTTTTACAAGAGtcatgcctaagttatcaactcTTTCGTCAGTGGCTATTGCATTAATAACCATTGCCTTTTCTTCAACAGtcaaataattatcccaccagccacggagttggccagtaaaacctgcaataatcattttgcaaatagttttatctgtatttttcacacttttacagatagttgcatacataagcattctatgtacaagAATAGTCAATTGTCtatcagtcaaaccatcaagattccattcataaatttcggaaccactgtaagacgtattagtctgattccaatcacgttcctctattaagacatcttgaggagtaggacgattgtaataataagtTTGCATTCTGGGTTTATCAGCATACTTACTATCAGCATtcttactattctttttgggataacctctgagtttattaaactctgaccaaaCTTCATTTTTATAATCAAAAGTGGTGtctaatttatcagcaaaatcCTTTGACAAATCAATAGGTTTGATATTTAAACCAGATAACTTTTTATCAAAAAGTTCTTCTAAATCATTTAAAGATttgaatttaaaatcctgaatctcaggggGTCTTTGAACATGAGTAAGAACAATTTGAGCTTATGATTTGCTTCCTGACgtagaggcaatatcagttgTCTTCTTGCTAGTACtcatttcttttttcaaaatagttaattcatcaagttttttatcaagaaaactgatgtgttcacccaaaactttaacatataaactcaaataattattttgagaaatcaaattattaatttctgcgatgctgactgcagcaacatcttcatcaataaatttttgaaatgcagtaaacgtaatacctgtattattaggtaaaacaaaaggtgcttgaggagggtatatggctttagtaatattgccaatcccatctttataagatctttctaaaacCTTTATATAAAGTGGTAAATAGGTGGTTATAAACCAAGggacaaaatacataatttgattatgcaaagcacaagtttcataaaactcttgagaaatattatttaaatcatctttactataagtatcaaaaaaccaagttttaaaccggtttcatttattattaaaaaattctttttgaatataacttcttgcttgtgaccctggactaaaatctatttggtgTGGGATCATTAAACATCATTGGGGTTGAAATCCATTTCGGATACAGAAgaaatatccttatcagaaatattatcactatcctgaacaatatttgcttgggggttaatcttaaccctttcaacaggCTTATCACTAACTCTAGTAGAAATTGTATGCAAAAATGCATCATgatttctagctggtccatagactggttcaatgttaatatacttgatgcattgacattaaatgtgaaaacgcatggttataattatgcgcctggatctgaacttatatgtttatcttatagaatttattttaaattattatctaCGTTAAACCCTAGATGTAAACTGTATGATACATCCGATCAGACTATATTGGTGGAAAccaattttgcaaagtctaaggtcaccacgaggagacctattaagtgggaagaaattaatttcccaactacttggactttggattcggttatatcccctAGTCAGATTACTAATGCTGTCAGTAATACTGaatattctcatattactcaaaatccggatggtaggatttgcattcagtactatactatatatacatagtatataagccatattcgatagtatacatcttaagatatactatatatacatcttaagatatatatatatatatatatatatagatgtatatatagtatagtatatataagcttatatatatatactatactatactatatatacatcttaagatatataagctatattcgatttatatactatatatacatcttaagatatatatatatatacacacactatactatatatacatagtatataagtcatatatatatatatatcttaagatgtatatatagtatagtatatcttaacatatatatatagctataaaaagtttggggttaaaacaaagttggggggttaaatggctattttataaatagccaacggctattttggcaGGTAAAACGGCCATATTTTAAATGCCATAACGGCTATAATGtggcattttttaaaaaaaaattagcagTTGGGCCCGGATAggcccgtttaggaccgcttgaaccggcccacttccCAGGCGGCCCCGGTCTCGCGGCCCTCGCCTATGGGACCGGCCCACTACCCAGCCCACCTCCCCACGGTCCTGATCCTATTcggttaggaccgtttaggcccaccacccatttgggcttgcggtcctgggccgggcccggtcctaaccgacccacatgccacccttattctcaaggtaggggtaagatctgcgtacatacTGCCCTCCCTAAACCCCACTTGTGGAACTATACTAGGCATTATGTTGTTGGTTCTCAGGAAGCTAGTATAACTCTTTGCAGCTAGACATGTCAAAAAGGTTATTCATAAATAAAAGGTGCAAGCATGAACTTGATGATTCCGGACATGCAACGCTTTACCCAGTAAAAGATTAAACACTTTGCTGAAGGTATATTAATATTCGTAATTGTTGAGACTTAACAACTATCAATGCAATCTTGTTTCCTATCCCCATAATGATTAATGACCaagacttttttttttgggttaaatCATCCATCCCTACTGCTTAGAGCACGGATGTAATATATTATTAACCACAAAATTACATAACAGAGGAGATATAACCGTGAGAGCTGAGACTTTCCATGTGATAGCAAtgtcatttcaatcttttttattgttatttcgTTTTTGCATACTAATCAAATATATAAATTTAGCAAAATTTTCGGACGGCGCTTAAGCAAAGGTGGCTCCGCCCCTGGGTACATCAACAGAGATACCCATATATATCTACTGTCCTACAGAAACTATGAACTATTAGCTCTGCCCAAAGCTACAAAGTCCAGCACCCAAATGGATAAGAATATATATAATAGGACAGACATAAAAGCTCCATACTTTTCAGCAGCACACAATTGCTTTCAAATTCTTTAGCTAAAAAACAAGTTCCTTCAATCTAGACAAAAGAAACCAGGTTCTCTTGCAAAACTACCAGTATTTGCAATAAAGATTGTAATGAACACTATTTCAGTTAGTTAATTTCACCTTGGCACCCAAAACACAAAAATGGCTTAGAGGACCTACATATAAATCGATCAACTACGCCAACTATTAGGGGGTTCACTATGTGAATCCTATTACCGAATCAGAGTACACATCATTATAGTTAAACTATATTTATACTCAGTTGTCAACCTATGGCAACCCTCCTCCTCTATATGCGTAGAAAAACCATATTCTACAGCAACAAATTACACGAAGTCTAACAGCAAGATCGATTATTTTTCATTTTGGGGTTGGATTAGATAAATCTAGACAAGTAAGAAAAAGAtgtaagaaaacaaaaagaacaaTTAATGGGGGGatagaagagaagagaagagaaatcATAACATACGAGAACCAGTGACCTCCCAGAGCTGCGTCTCGCCTTCTTCATAGTGACCTTCAGGGCGAACAGTGACCAGAATAAGGTGATCCCCTTTACGAAGGATGTTGTCAATGGCCCATTTCAGAGCTTTCTTGCTGCATGCTGAGAAATCCACTGCCACCCCTACAAATCTACCTCCTTCCATCCTCTCTATTCAACAATCTGAAGATGgcgtatctttttctttttctttttgggtcttGATTGATCGTTGTAAGAATGACTGAAGACTCTGAACAATATAAAATAGGAAAGGCAACTGGGACACGACTATTCAACAAAGAACTGAGGTAGTGCGATGTTGATTTGGCAATTCAGTTGTCGGATAGCGATAGCATGTTTGCCACCACACATAAGACCCCAAATATGTTGTGTTGGGACCCACTTTTTATGGCTTtcatatttcttcttctctttctttctaaAAAACACACTGCGGGTGTACCTGTTCAACTATTCACCAAAGTTTTAGTGGGCTTGGACATaaagaattgtgaaatttcgGGAAAAAATAAAACACAATTCAAGTAAAAATGCTATTTAAAAATTTGAGTTCTCTTGTTACATAAATCTAATTTGGAGCTGTTTATTCAGAGTGTTTTGACATAAAAATTTTAGaaaacagttttttggagttttcaaattttcaaaaaattctcaAACTCAactttaaataaaatttaaaattttcatggtCAAACaccaatttcaaaaaaatataaaaacaaattcgaaTATGGCCAAACTGGCCCTTAATTAGTACAAATAGGAAAGGGGTTGCCTCTACTGAGATTGAACTTCAATTTTTCCAGATTTATCATTCTGAAGAATCTTCAACTGTTAAGCCATCTCTGTCAAGTGGCTAATGCAACACTTATATttgataatttaatattttgaGTTCTTAGCATTGAATTTATTGTGTTTAAGAATTATAAATTCAAATTTAATGTAGCGATACATAAGATTTCACTAGCTTTAAATACATCTTTATATTTCACTGGTTTCTTTTAATAACCAAGTTGTTGCATCCTCCAATATGATCAGCACTTAATCCTCCAATATTTGACATGTTCAAACTTTAGACTAATAAAAGTATTTAATTATTGTAACTTCTAATCAATTGACTGTCATGAGGTTTCCTTTTGATAAAATTAATGTCAACCAACGATAACCAACAGTTTTTTTTTAATAGCAGAAAAGCCCCTTAGCataaaagttaaattattaaaagtccTTGATATTATAAATTATCAGGAATTACACTTTATCTGCATTAATATTTTCGACCGGAAGaagcttaaaaatattatttcaatatGCCAATAACTGTGATGTTTCTCATATTAAAGATATTAAAATTCCATCTTCTTAGATTTGCGCAAGCTTGCAACGTTAAAGCTTGACTTTTCATGTTGTTTCCTTGTAGAAGTATGAAGGTCATAAAATGTTTAAAATAGCATTACGaataatatgaatacaagttagTACATTACACTATTTTGCCTCAACTTCTAAATCAAATAAAGGTAAGGATAATTCATTTATTGAGGTGGGAGTGGGACAAGGCAAGAAAGTAATAATCATACCCGATATTAGGTAATTAtacttttttcctttaatttttgttttataacttaaaaatacttttaaataaTATCTACGTAATTTTATAATGTAGTCATTCGAATAGACCCGTCCATCAATTTGGACTTGCActttttcacttcaaaattttCACCATTACcttataatttaatataatttttatagttTTCACTATTTGACATGGGACACACGTGTCCAGAAATTAGTATATTAAAAACATGAAACTCTTTAGTTGAAAGTCAAATTACAAAATTACCCTTGTCTTAATAAATTTGGTTTTCTAACAAGAAAGCCCCTATAAGTACTCCCTATTTAAACCGTCACTAAGAATCTAATTTATCCAAACCCATGTTTCTTTACTCATATATAAAGGGTTGTGGTCCTTTGAAAAAGTCACTTTTAAGGATCATCTCATGCAAAAGGGTGTAACGTCTACTAATTAATCTAGAAGCAAGTTTTCACATATTTACAAAATCATTACGAGAAAATTAATCCCCTctccaaaataaaaatataacaaatgaCGAAATATTCTATTTTGGAATAAATATCTGGAATTGCATCAGAGATGGTGTTCACAACGGCTATGATCCCCTTTTCGACTTTCTTTGACCTTTATTAGCAGTTATTGTTATTTACGGCTTCCAATTTACCCTTAAAAATATTTCAGAAAGAAAATTTTCATTCCAGCAACAAATATATTGACAGTGAATTTCTAGTTTTTGCTACTTTTTGAAGTGTCAAGGTTCGGTTCAATTTCGGTT comes from the Nicotiana tabacum cultivar K326 chromosome 14, ASM71507v2, whole genome shotgun sequence genome and includes:
- the LOC107809547 gene encoding universal stress protein PHOS32, coding for MEGGRFVGVAVDFSACSKKALKWAIDNILRKGDHLILVTVRPEGHYEEGETQLWEVTGSPLIPLSELCDAHTMKKYGVNPDPETLDMVTLAARQKEIMVVLKIYWGDAREKLCEAIDKTPLSCLVIGNRGLGKLKRAIMGSVSNYVVNNATCPVTVVKHADE